AGTCGCGCCATTTTTCGAGGAGGGCGATACGCCGCTCCAACTGCGGAATCGTGGCCTGATCGACTCGCCCACCGGTCCGCTTGATCAGCTCCGCATTGAGCTGTCGATGATCCACTCCGCACTTTCGCGCCACGGCCCCGACCAGCACGCGATGTCTGTCCCGCAAGCTGTTCTTCTGGTCGTGCAGCGCCACCGCCGGTTCCGGCTGCCCCTTGCCTTCGCCGGACGACTCACCCTCCTCGGCGCCGATCAAGGCATCGAGACGAGCCACGCCGTTCAACGGGATATATTCCTTCAACGACGTCGCGGCGGTCCCGAAGAGGGTTCGCTGGACGGCCGGCATGATGTCTTCGAGCACATGATCCCGCTCGACCTTGATGCGCTTGGCATAATGCACCAGCGTCGCATCCTTAGGTAGGTAGAGCCAGGCCCGCTGCGGTTTCGGCACCTTCTCCTGCATGCGCACGAACCGCCCGACCACCTGACGAAAATACATCTCCGTTAAGACGTTGGTGGCATAGACCCCGACCCGCAAGCGCGGAATATCGACGCCTTCGCTGACCATGTTCACCGCCACCAGCCACTGCTGCTGCTTGTGATGGGCAAAGGTCTCGATGGTTTTAGAAGCGGACGGATCGTCCGAGACGGCCACCTGCGCACGTGTACCCGTGATCTTCTGCACGAGGTCGGCCACCTGCCGGGCATGGTCTTGGTTCATGGTCACGATCAAGCCCCCCGCGTCCGCCTGCTCCTGTTTACGGAGTCGCTGTAGTTCGGCATGGGCATCGCTCAACACCGGCCCCAGCCAGCTCTCCTGGAGCAACGCCGTCTTCAGCCGCTCGCGTTGGCGCTCGAAGGTCAACCCGTCCTCGAACGTGGCTCGATGCT
This sequence is a window from Fimbriimonadaceae bacterium. Protein-coding genes within it:
- a CDS encoding DEAD/DEAH box helicase family protein encodes the protein MAVTLAPWKAVLRDWQARAVADVLARPREDYLVTATPAAGKTRFALRIAHHYLAARSAGRVLVVCPTNHLRTQWASAAGQVGIQLDPALSNEQALEARDYHGAVVTYQQVCLAPDVFRRACRSRKTLVILDELHHAGDGKDWGKALRESFGEAVFRLALSGTPFRSDNNPIPYVRYEQGESQADFTYGYSHSIRDGVCRPILFPSYEGELTWLSDGREHRATFEDGLTFERQRERLKTALLQESWLGPVLSDAHAELQRLRKQEQADAGGLIVTMNQDHARQVADLVQKITGTRAQVAVSDDPSASKTIETFAHHKQQQWLVAVNMVSEGVDIPRLRVGVYATNVLTEMYFRQVVGRFVRMQEKVPKPQRAWLYLPKDATLVHYAKRIKVERDHVLEDIMPAVQRTLFGTAATSLKEYIPLNGVARLDALIGAEEGESSGEGKGQPEPAVALHDQKNSLRDRHRVLVGAVARKCGVDHRQLNAELIKRTGGRVDQATIPQLERRIALLEKWRDSGFDRKR